In the candidate division WOR-3 bacterium genome, one interval contains:
- a CDS encoding V-type ATP synthase subunit E, which produces MTLKEFVKSKINRIIEEIERETFLEIKKIREDLEKEKETIRERMLKEAENFLKIERAKRIAEIKLKALNEVLLSRNTIYERLLDILKEDIEKRRKNGTYREFFEKLFLEALTDYGEREGKIICSPKDYEYTRELVEKMGLQFEIQKDESIFAGVIIERKDGKIRVLNTLESRLKKAEPYLMQKLFNQIFKI; this is translated from the coding sequence ATGACTCTTAAGGAATTTGTAAAGAGTAAAATAAATAGAATAATTGAGGAAATTGAAAGGGAAACTTTTTTAGAAATAAAAAAAATTAGAGAAGATTTGGAAAAGGAAAAAGAAACTATAAGAGAAAGAATGTTAAAAGAAGCTGAAAATTTTTTAAAAATAGAAAGGGCTAAAAGAATTGCAGAAATAAAGCTTAAAGCACTAAATGAAGTTTTATTATCAAGAAATACTATTTATGAAAGACTTTTAGATATTTTAAAAGAGGATATAGAAAAGAGAAGGAAAAACGGAACCTATAGAGAATTTTTTGAAAAGCTTTTTTTAGAAGCTCTTACAGATTATGGTGAAAGAGAAGGGAAAATCATCTGTTCTCCAAAAGATTACGAATATACAAGGGAGCTTGTTGAAAAAATGGGACTTCAATTTGAAATTCAAAAAGATGAAAGTATATTTGCAGGTGTTATAATAGAGCGGAAAGATGGTAAAATAAGGGTTTTAAATACTCTTGAATCAAGATTAAAAAAAGCAGAACCATATTTAATGCAGAAACTTTTTAATCAGATTTTTAAAATTTAG
- a CDS encoding V-type ATPase subunit: MDDFGYINARIRAKKEKLLKRQEIEELLQTENFEKFVENLQKTEYSRDIERGEIDLEKVLRGINKNFSDTIKGIMEFSSGNPKELLYILLSRFVVANIRAIIRGKMRNIKPEDIETALFPVLELDEPKLKSLLSKEETSEVLELLLTFRIPLPFVITSKLIKKVREKDIEFVENYLESSYYSYAFGKVKGGDGNKEFIRYMLNSWVDLKNIVGVLLYLKYGISPLGKIELLPYGFLTDNQRKALLKAQSLKEVSEILFSTKYRELSKLITEGDIIGFEKRFEEVLSLWAIKGFLKDPLSIAIPLAYIISKYNEVVNLRIIAFGKYHGLETYEIRKEILLI, translated from the coding sequence ATGGATGATTTTGGGTATATAAATGCAAGGATAAGGGCAAAAAAGGAAAAACTTTTAAAAAGACAGGAAATTGAAGAATTGTTGCAGACTGAAAATTTTGAAAAGTTTGTTGAAAATCTTCAAAAAACGGAATACTCAAGAGATATTGAAAGGGGAGAAATTGATTTAGAAAAAGTATTAAGGGGAATTAACAAAAACTTTTCAGATACAATTAAAGGTATAATGGAATTTTCTTCAGGAAATCCGAAAGAACTTCTATATATTCTCCTTTCAAGGTTTGTTGTGGCAAATATAAGAGCAATTATAAGAGGGAAAATGAGAAATATTAAACCGGAGGATATTGAAACAGCTCTTTTCCCTGTTCTTGAACTTGATGAGCCAAAATTAAAGTCTCTTCTTTCAAAGGAAGAAACCTCAGAAGTTCTTGAATTACTTTTAACTTTTAGAATTCCTCTTCCTTTTGTTATAACAAGTAAATTGATCAAAAAAGTAAGGGAAAAGGATATTGAATTTGTTGAAAATTATTTAGAAAGTTCATATTACAGTTATGCTTTTGGCAAGGTAAAAGGGGGGGATGGCAATAAAGAATTTATAAGGTATATGTTAAATTCTTGGGTTGATCTTAAAAATATAGTAGGTGTTTTGCTTTATTTAAAATACGGTATAAGTCCACTCGGTAAAATTGAGCTTCTACCTTACGGGTTTTTAACTGATAATCAGAGGAAAGCACTTTTAAAGGCTCAGAGTTTAAAGGAGGTTTCAGAAATTTTATTTTCTACGAAATACCGAGAACTTTCAAAGTTAATAACAGAGGGAGATATTATAGGTTTTGAAAAACGTTTTGAGGAGGTATTGAGTTTATGGGCAATAAAGGGTTTTTTAAAGGACCCTTTATCAATTGCTATACCCCTTGCTTACATAATTTCAAAATACAATGAGGTTGTAAATTTGAGAATTATTGCCTTTGGAAAGTATCATGGTTTAGAAACCTATGAAATAAGGAAGGAGATACTTTTAATATGA
- a CDS encoding V-type ATP synthase subunit F, translated as MKEREKEIKVLALTEEGYDAGFRLAGCITRKVKDEKELSKILEHFIENSEFGVILVEESLYQKIEERKRKKYEELSFPLIIGLNLKPEGRIDPEEYIRELTKRAIGYSLKIK; from the coding sequence ATGAAGGAAAGAGAAAAAGAGATTAAGGTTCTTGCTTTAACGGAGGAAGGTTATGATGCCGGTTTTAGACTCGCAGGTTGTATTACAAGGAAGGTAAAGGATGAAAAGGAGCTTTCTAAAATTCTGGAGCATTTTATTGAGAACAGTGAGTTTGGAGTGATACTTGTGGAGGAATCTTTATATCAGAAGATAGAGGAGAGAAAGAGGAAAAAGTATGAAGAATTATCTTTTCCTCTTATTATTGGTTTGAATTTAAAACCGGAAGGAAGGATTGATCCTGAGGAGTATATAAGGGAGTTAACGAAAAGGGCAATAGGTTACAGTTTAAAGATAAAATAA